One Drosophila virilis strain 15010-1051.87 chromosome 5, Dvir_AGI_RSII-ME, whole genome shotgun sequence DNA window includes the following coding sequences:
- the Cyp317a1 gene encoding probable cytochrome P450 317a1 isoform X2 — protein sequence MRLTPKQAEVYFLTLLEDIVGQREVSDVRTQDYLQLLLDIKALELTTHEYEADKELKAHLQHELAAHAFVFLKAGYEQTANTLSFVLYELALNTEVQSQVRQELKQTMAKHQNNLSYECVQSLTLMGHVILETLRMHPITPYIMRRVLNNYTLPEHMKYTLVKELFVIIPTHAIHNDPEYYPEPERFKPERWGSPRDSFKEQSTWFGFGSGVRNCIGMQFAQLQLRLALALLLLEFEFTLNSKRPLVSLDDGIALQLTPLGVVEPGLEERAV from the coding sequence ATGCGCCTAACTCCCAAGCAGGCCGAAGTCTACTTTCTGACCCTACTCGAGGATATTGTAGGGCAGCGCGAGGTATCGGATGTACGTACTCAGGATTAtctacagctgctgctggacaTTAAAGCGCTGGAGCTGACTACGCACGAGTACGAGGCTGACAAGGAGCTAAAGGCGCATCTGCAACACGAATTGGCAGCTCACGCGTTTGTCTTCCTCAAGGCGGGCTACGAGCAGACCGCCAACACCTTGTCCTTTGTGCTATATGAGCTGGCCCTAAACACGGAAGTACAGAGCCAGGTCCGCCAGGAGCTAAAGCAGACCATGGCAAAGCATCAGAATAACCTGAGCTACGAGTGTGTACAATCCCTCACACTCATGGGTCATGTCATCCTGGAAACCCTGCGCATGCATCCCATCACACCCTACATAATGCGTCGCGTCCTCAACAACTACACGCTACCGGAGCACATGAAATACACGCTGGTCAAGGAGCTGTTTGTGATCATACCAACCCATGCCATACACAATGATCCCGAGTATTATCCCGAGCCGGAGCGCTTTAAACCCGAACGCTGGGGCAGTCCCAGAGACTCCTTCAAGGAGCAGAGCACAtggtttggctttggctccggCGTCCGCAATTGCATTGGCATGCAATTCGCCCAGCTCCAACTGCGTCTCGCACTGGCGCTACTTCTGCTGGAGTTCGAGTTCACTTTGAACTCCAAGCGACCGCTGGTCAGTCTAGACGATGGCATCGCGCTGCAGCTGACTCCGCTGGGCGTAGTCGAGCCCGGCCTAGAGGAGCGTGCCGTCTAA
- the Cyp317a1 gene encoding probable cytochrome P450 317a1 isoform X1, producing the protein MKGMWIIFMILGLIVLCLLVLLFMAARYQRDYWRYLDIPHERPKKLWPIVKQLVTQSLSTEAMKAAHYTTLYNKFKGSGPFCGFYALLQPRALVLDRELIRQIMIKDFANFNDRGIYCNQKSDPLSGDLYGLRGNRWKEMRQKLEPTFERERIEWLYGSLYEEAEQLLLIVSTTLMKQSHSTLHIQKLMRRYVLSALASCVFGLNAEQRQKYPLDEFEQMTELALSTRKHGYLMNLLMIRFPNFCRRLRMRLTPKQAEVYFLTLLEDIVGQREVSDVRTQDYLQLLLDIKALELTTHEYEADKELKAHLQHELAAHAFVFLKAGYEQTANTLSFVLYELALNTEVQSQVRQELKQTMAKHQNNLSYECVQSLTLMGHVILETLRMHPITPYIMRRVLNNYTLPEHMKYTLVKELFVIIPTHAIHNDPEYYPEPERFKPERWGSPRDSFKEQSTWFGFGSGVRNCIGMQFAQLQLRLALALLLLEFEFTLNSKRPLVSLDDGIALQLTPLGVVEPGLEERAV; encoded by the coding sequence ATGAAAGGCATGTGGataatatttatgatattGGGCCTAATCGTGCTCTgcctgctggtgctgctgttcaTGGCCGCGCGCTATCAGCGCGATTATTGGCGCTATTTGGACATACCGCACGAGAGGCCCAAGAAGCTATGGCCCATCGTTAAACAGCTCGTCACCCAGTCGCTTAGCACTGAGGCAATGAAGGCCGCCCACTACACGACCCTCTACAACAAGTTCAAGGGCAGTGGACCCTTCTGCGGTTTCTatgcgctgctgcagccgcgCGCTCTGGTGCTCGACCGTGAGCTTATACGCCAGATAATGATCAAAGATTTCGCGAATTTCAACGATCGTGGCATTTACTGCAATCAGAAATCGGATCCGCTATCGGGCGATCTGTACGGACTGCGTGGCAATAGATGGAAGGAGATGCGACAGAAACTGGAACCGACGTTTGAGCGAGAGCGCATAGAATGGCTTTATGGCAGCCTGTACGAGGAggccgagcagctgctgctaatTGTCAGCACCACGCTGATGAAGCAGTCCCACTCCACGCTCCACATACAGAAATTAATGCGACGCTATGTGCTGTCCGCCCTGGCCAGCTGTGTGTTTGGCCTGAACGCCGAGCAGCGCCAAAAATACCCATTGGATGAGTTTGAGCAGATGACGGAGCTGGCGCTGAGCACCCGTAAGCATGGCTATCTGATGAATCTGCTGATGATACGCTTTCCCAACTTTTGCCGCAGGCTGCGCATGCGCCTAACTCCCAAGCAGGCCGAAGTCTACTTTCTGACCCTACTCGAGGATATTGTAGGGCAGCGCGAGGTATCGGATGTACGTACTCAGGATTAtctacagctgctgctggacaTTAAAGCGCTGGAGCTGACTACGCACGAGTACGAGGCTGACAAGGAGCTAAAGGCGCATCTGCAACACGAATTGGCAGCTCACGCGTTTGTCTTCCTCAAGGCGGGCTACGAGCAGACCGCCAACACCTTGTCCTTTGTGCTATATGAGCTGGCCCTAAACACGGAAGTACAGAGCCAGGTCCGCCAGGAGCTAAAGCAGACCATGGCAAAGCATCAGAATAACCTGAGCTACGAGTGTGTACAATCCCTCACACTCATGGGTCATGTCATCCTGGAAACCCTGCGCATGCATCCCATCACACCCTACATAATGCGTCGCGTCCTCAACAACTACACGCTACCGGAGCACATGAAATACACGCTGGTCAAGGAGCTGTTTGTGATCATACCAACCCATGCCATACACAATGATCCCGAGTATTATCCCGAGCCGGAGCGCTTTAAACCCGAACGCTGGGGCAGTCCCAGAGACTCCTTCAAGGAGCAGAGCACAtggtttggctttggctccggCGTCCGCAATTGCATTGGCATGCAATTCGCCCAGCTCCAACTGCGTCTCGCACTGGCGCTACTTCTGCTGGAGTTCGAGTTCACTTTGAACTCCAAGCGACCGCTGGTCAGTCTAGACGATGGCATCGCGCTGCAGCTGACTCCGCTGGGCGTAGTCGAGCCCGGCCTAGAGGAGCGTGCCGTCTAA